The DNA window GGCTTTTGTCAAGGATTTGAAGGTGACAGATGACCCTAGAAGGAGCTTCCCGACTTCGATCTTAAACGTATCATATCGTAGGAAAAATTCAACAAGCATCAATCTTGAGAACAACACCACCATGTCCTTACCCGGGCATTGCTTGTCGCTAGCAGTTGGGTCATCGGTTTCTCTCCCGTTCGACCAATAAACGTACTTGATCAACTTCTCCCCGTCTCCGACGAACCTATCAGCTACGAACTCTTCAGGGTTCACGAATATCTTGGGGTCCTTGGTCGCAATGGGTTGATACCCGAAAATAATTTCCTCTTTTTTTACGATATACGATGCGTCGTGACTCGTGATCGTTATGTCCTCTTTAGCCTTACCATATTGAGATGTGACAGGAGGCTCGATCCTCAAAGCCTCCCATACCACTGATTTTGCCAAGCTCATCTTGTTTATCCCCGCTAAGGTTATCCCACCTTCATCCGCTACGACGCCCCGGATCTCATCAGCTAGCCGCTTGTGTAAATCCGATCCACCGGTCCCGACGTACTTTAGCAACGCTGGGAACAAAATCTTGGTGCCACCATATGCATTGAACCCTGTGAGAAAAAGTAAGTTATGAGAAGCCTCCTCCCTGCTGATCCCGTCTTTCTCCGCCTCATCGAGTAACTCCTTGGCCGCCTTATTGAAGGCCTGTCGAACTTTTTCGTACCCCGATTTCACGAGGAAAGAAGGCAAAGGGAATGTGTGGAGCAGGAAATCCTCCATGAACTTCGGTAAAAACTTCAAGTTTAATGGCACCAAAGGTGCAAGCTGGAAAAACAGCCACTTATCAAGATTTGTGTTACCATCTGCCGCAACACTAGTATCGTACGAGCTCGTATTCGCAAACAAGCGGAACAAGAGATCGAATGACATCTTATCACTAATGGTATTGAAACTTGCTTGCCCTTTATCAGATAGCTCGGTCTCGAGGTCAGTGAAAAGCCTCGAAACCGAGATCCGGAATGTGGGTATAATTTGCTTGTGCAACCTCCCCAGTAATGATAAAAAGAATCCCTTGAGGATTTCGTGTTTGCTTTCCGAAGGATCGAGGTATGAACAAACACGATATCCACCATTGAAATGAGTGGATGGCATGTAAGTGCCCGTAAAAATGTTTCTCTTTTCGACTTTCGACGTGTCGAAAAGGACAGGGAAGCTAACTGCATCAAGTATAACGATGACTTTAGAATCATGGGCATTGAACGGCCCTGGAGGGCTGTTCATCCTAAACACCGTGGAGTTGTATTTCTTCATCCGGGCCTTGAAGAACTCATCCGTGCCCTCATTGTAGTAGTAGTCTAGACGGTCCTTAATCGGCCCGAAGAAGGGTACGCCATAGCTTCCTGGTATTTCTTTCAATGGGAGCTTCGAAGGATTCTCAGAAGACATATTTCTTCGGGCTTCAATGGGATAATTGATCAAGTGTTTATGAAAGATTGCTGAATTTGTGAATGTATATATAGTGCTCCAATTTCTAGCTTGAGTTacctaaaatatatatatatatatatatatatatatatatatatatatatctatatattaaataatttatatatgcACGATTAATTCATGCGCGCAGAGGCAACAATAATTGTACGTGCAGATAACTTCAATACTTAGGCTGGCAACAATAATTGCTCTGCGGTACACTtcgaaaataaattatttatgaataaatttcaatttttatcataatttcatTATTTGAGTAGCCCATGAAACGGAGACTCATgataattgaaaaataatattttttattaataataaaattagattttaaatttattttacaaaatcgattcatgaaataatattttttgaatttttgtgttatttttttATCCAATAGTTTTAAGTTTCTCGTCGGTGTATAATCTCCTATTCATTGCAGCCCACATTTATCACATGTTTATTAAagtatcaatttttttattacaattattAAAGTATAATTTTGGGTTCAAAATAATAGCACAGTATTtgacaataattttaaaaaaatatgatgtGCTCGATAAATTATTTTGTGTTTGACGATGTACAGCTAGAAattattttttctaaaataaaatggccattaaaattcaaaatatccAATCAATTTTTAGTTGAAAGAGCCTAATATTATTTCCTTATCGAAAAATTTGTCGTTGCTTTCATGTGGTAGTGCTGGAAccatttaataatatatataaaaaaatcttatgagatcgtctcataggtcaattttgtgagacatatcttatATCTGACTCAtgacaaaatattattttttatgtcgaaaatattattttgtgatTTATTTATGAAGCAGACCGATACATCTCATCGAAATAAATCTGTAATATCGTCTCACATCATACATACTTCGAATACCATGACTTAAATTATAATGGGGATAAAAACGTGGCTAAAATTTTTGGACGGAATGAATTTTGAAGATTCATGGTTGtcactttttaaaaaaagaaaaaacatcTTTTCGAGTTTCATAATGTTTTTTAATTAGTTTTTGAATTTGATATAGTTGACACGTAACCGAATAATATTTAGCATTTATATTATAGAATCGAATATGAACAATATTAAAATTTCGCGATTGGCTATAccacaatttatttttttatctattATATTATCCTCATTTTAGTaggaaaatgaaaattttgttcttaattagaaattatttatatttatattatttataacataaatTATTTGAAACAATATAGTAAACACCTAAAagaatttatataattaatcaaatgaattataatTCATAAATTATTTACTTAATCTAAACTATAACATAATTATGAGAAATTATtgattaatatgtttattttcaagtaaagaACTATAATGATATGTGATATAAACATatagttttgatttttttggatTCAAATACATAACttagaatatttatttataaataaactcaattgttttatattaatattatttttctctaaaaatatttttctaaaaGCATCTtcaaaaagacaaaaacttgtgggagacggtctcacgaggtcgtattttgttagacaGATCTCTTTTTTGGGCCATCcatgagtattattttttatgctaagagtattattttttattgtaaatatttgtatggttgacccgtctcataaataaagattcataatatcgtctcacaaaaaacctactctctcgaaaattaaaattttcattgtTCACAAATGTAGAAGGTTTTGTTacgaaaaataatatattggagatttattataaaaatctaagtttttggataaaaaatttttttggttATACTACCCATAGGTATATCTGCCGAGTCTGAGTGCTGGCAGCCTGAGATAGTGTAAGAATTTGAAAACGATTTTCTTTGTTGTAttcttttaattatatattcaaTGGCGTAATAAATGATGCTAACATTCACatgtttatttagtttttatctaaattatttatcaattttactCATTATCAATTCTTATTAAATTTTTCGTACAAACTTTTACTCAAATTTATCACGTGCATTTATAATTAGAGAAAAAGacataaatttaatattttatgaaattaaaaaataataataatatcattttaCTTATATAAATTGTGAGGATCTGAATTTCCAGCGGCATCTAGCAATATTCACCAGCAATGCAAAGCAGAAGCTAACAACCTCAGCAGCAACTAATATTTTAGAAGCTGATATTTTTTCAGCAGCTATAATCCAGTAACAGAAGAGTTCAGTAACGCG is part of the Primulina eburnea isolate SZY01 chromosome 1, ASM2296580v1, whole genome shotgun sequence genome and encodes:
- the LOC140827610 gene encoding allene oxide synthase 3-like — encoded protein: MSSENPSKLPLKEIPGSYGVPFFGPIKDRLDYYYNEGTDEFFKARMKKYNSTVFRMNSPPGPFNAHDSKVIVILDAVSFPVLFDTSKVEKRNIFTGTYMPSTHFNGGYRVCSYLDPSESKHEILKGFFLSLLGRLHKQIIPTFRISVSRLFTDLETELSDKGQASFNTISDKMSFDLLFRLFANTSSYDTSVAADGNTNLDKWLFFQLAPLVPLNLKFLPKFMEDFLLHTFPLPSFLVKSGYEKVRQAFNKAAKELLDEAEKDGISREEASHNLLFLTGFNAYGGTKILFPALLKYVGTGGSDLHKRLADEIRGVVADEGGITLAGINKMSLAKSVVWEALRIEPPVTSQYGKAKEDITITSHDASYIVKKEEIIFGYQPIATKDPKIFVNPEEFVADRFVGDGEKLIKYVYWSNGRETDDPTASDKQCPGKDMVVLFSRLMLVEFFLRYDTFKIEVGKLLLGSSVTFKSLTKAA